Proteins encoded within one genomic window of Sphaerisporangium krabiense:
- a CDS encoding MerR family transcriptional regulator produces MAELAGVSVRTLHHYDEIRLVRPSARTAAGYRAYSAGDVERLREVLAYRRLGFGLREVAELVGDPSTDAVAHLRRLRGLLLERRNRAEAMVAAIDRELEARARGLKVTPEEQLEMLGARLYDAIGGAYPATRRTEPRIAAQIWDALGDARTVLNVGAGTGSYEPADRDVTAVEPSAVMRGQRPAGAAPCVAAAAESLPFEDRSFDVAMAVSTVHHWGDPIAGLREMRRVAHRVVVLTFDTDEPGWQDRFWLTRDYLPEFAAVLAEFPSLAGMAGAIGARAEPVPIPWDCADGLFEAYWRRPAAYLEDRVRRAMSVWTRVGPEAEQRAVRSLGDDLDSGRWAVRNGDLADLDAADLGLRLLIA; encoded by the coding sequence GTGGCCGAGCTGGCCGGCGTGAGCGTCCGCACGCTGCATCACTATGACGAGATCAGGCTCGTTCGGCCGTCGGCGCGAACCGCGGCCGGGTACCGGGCCTATTCGGCGGGCGACGTGGAGCGGCTGCGGGAGGTCCTGGCCTATCGGCGGCTGGGCTTCGGGCTGCGGGAGGTCGCTGAACTGGTCGGCGACCCGTCCACCGACGCGGTCGCGCACCTGCGCCGGCTGCGCGGCCTGCTGCTGGAGCGGCGGAATCGCGCTGAGGCCATGGTGGCGGCCATCGACAGGGAACTCGAGGCACGGGCGAGGGGACTGAAGGTGACACCGGAGGAGCAACTGGAGATGCTCGGTGCACGGCTGTACGACGCGATCGGCGGCGCTTACCCCGCGACACGGCGTACCGAGCCGCGGATCGCCGCGCAGATCTGGGACGCGCTCGGCGACGCGCGGACGGTGCTGAACGTCGGTGCCGGCACCGGCTCCTACGAGCCTGCCGATCGTGACGTGACCGCGGTGGAGCCATCGGCGGTCATGCGGGGGCAGCGGCCTGCCGGCGCGGCGCCGTGCGTGGCCGCCGCCGCGGAGAGCCTGCCGTTCGAGGACCGGTCCTTCGACGTCGCGATGGCCGTCTCCACCGTTCATCACTGGGGGGACCCGATAGCGGGGCTGCGCGAGATGCGGCGTGTGGCCCACCGCGTGGTGGTGCTCACGTTCGACACCGACGAGCCCGGATGGCAGGACCGGTTCTGGCTTACCCGTGACTATCTGCCCGAGTTCGCCGCCGTCCTCGCGGAGTTTCCCTCGCTTGCGGGGATGGCCGGCGCGATCGGCGCCCGGGCTGAGCCGGTGCCCATCCCGTGGGACTGCGCCGATGGCCTGTTCGAGGCGTACTGGCGCCGGCCGGCGGCGTATCTGGAGGATCGCGTGCGCCGTGCGATGTCGGTGTGGACGAGGGTCGGGCCGGAGGCCGAGCAGCGGGCGGTGCGAAGCCTCGGCGACGACCTCGACTCCGGCCGGTGGGCCGTGCGCAACGGCGATCTCGCCGACCTCGACGCGGCAGACCTCGGCCTCCGCCTGCTCATCGCCTGA
- a CDS encoding DUF1835 domain-containing protein, with amino-acid sequence MTKRPDFKRRVRARMAKTGESYATARGRILAGRPADDRMVAALHVGNGDATDLPGTGLARRVVFWRDVLHDGPVPAVGAEELRRIRAAFLVEAGADERGEAAAMFAERDRILEANRDGEYVLWFEADLYDQLQIIQILARLADLGVPARRITLICIGEHPGIARFGGLGQLTAEQLRELPATKACARLTPAALRLAGRAWAAFRAPTPDGLGTIVASRSAELRFLGEAFDRLSREYPATRDGLSLTERRVLAAVADGAPDAGTAFARAAARETRPYLGDIWYFAMIDRMARAPVPLLDVTQAGHRVGRATRLRLTDTGARVLAGEADHVTLNGLDRWIGGVHLRGHHARWRWDDGIETITGPTEPGS; translated from the coding sequence ATGACGAAGCGGCCCGACTTCAAACGGCGCGTGCGTGCCCGAATGGCCAAGACCGGCGAGTCGTACGCGACCGCCCGCGGCCGGATCCTCGCCGGGCGGCCGGCCGACGACCGGATGGTCGCGGCGTTGCATGTCGGCAACGGCGACGCCACGGACCTGCCGGGCACCGGGCTCGCCCGGCGCGTGGTGTTCTGGCGCGACGTCCTGCACGATGGCCCGGTGCCCGCGGTGGGGGCCGAGGAGCTCCGCCGTATCAGAGCCGCCTTCCTCGTCGAGGCGGGCGCGGATGAGCGCGGTGAGGCCGCGGCGATGTTCGCCGAACGTGACCGCATCCTGGAAGCCAACCGAGACGGCGAGTACGTGCTGTGGTTCGAGGCCGACCTGTACGACCAGTTGCAGATCATCCAGATCCTCGCCCGCCTCGCCGACCTCGGCGTGCCCGCGCGGCGCATCACCTTGATCTGCATCGGCGAACACCCCGGCATCGCCCGCTTCGGCGGCCTCGGCCAGTTGACCGCAGAACAGCTGCGCGAGCTGCCCGCGACGAAGGCGTGCGCCCGGCTGACCCCGGCCGCGCTGCGGCTCGCCGGCCGCGCCTGGGCCGCCTTCCGTGCGCCGACGCCCGACGGCCTCGGCACCATCGTCGCGAGCCGCTCGGCCGAGCTGCGGTTCCTGGGCGAGGCGTTCGACCGGCTCAGCCGGGAGTACCCGGCCACCCGCGACGGGCTGTCGCTGACCGAACGACGGGTGCTCGCCGCCGTTGCCGACGGCGCGCCCGACGCCGGAACTGCGTTCGCCCGCGCGGCGGCGCGGGAAACACGCCCGTACCTCGGCGACATCTGGTACTTCGCGATGATCGACCGAATGGCTCGCGCGCCGGTCCCGCTCCTCGACGTCACACAGGCGGGCCATCGAGTCGGCCGCGCCACCCGCCTGCGCCTGACCGACACCGGAGCACGGGTGCTCGCAGGCGAGGCCGACCACGTCACGCTCAACGGCCTCGACCGCTGGATCGGCGGCGTCCACCTGCGCGGCCACCACGCGCGCTGGCGCTGGGACGACGGGATCGAAACCATCACCGGGCCCACCGAACCCGGCTCTTGA